A genomic stretch from Aedes albopictus strain Foshan chromosome 2, AalbF5, whole genome shotgun sequence includes:
- the LOC109409253 gene encoding 2-oxoglutarate and iron-dependent oxygenase domain-containing protein 3 has protein sequence MSESSVRQRKKTGTSDGKPRKAKTTQQSLPGVNQQNKMWARLVLIVGIAVVVYFTTFRTREKKFATQRETLELRTQKLDCSKLYFEEIAKYAGCIPADCGRFVSDKVVGPAEVDVLLNLAKSGFRFGRSSGGASILDLHSGALSKDTQFINIYKIPEAKAIFSAEHINTYKHVKDKIQLAVAENFKINKDALFLTHPTFFSRLTNETAKTIHDEYWHPHVDKETYNSFHYTTLLYLTDFGKDFTGGRFVFIDSAGKHNKTNVYIEPKRGRVSGFTSGAENLHHVEQVSAGVRYAITISFTCNQEHAMGDPKFSLDEDDGPELM, from the exons ATGAGTGAGTCTAGTGTCCGACAGCGGAAAAAAACCGGAACCAGCGATGGAAAACCCCGGAAagc GAAGACAACCCAGCAGAGTCTGCCGGGGGTCAACCAGCAGAACAAGATGTGGGCTCGGCTAGTGCTGATCGTTGGGATAGCAGTGGTGGTTTACTTTACGACGTTCCGAACCAGGGAGAAGAAATTTGCTACGCAAAGGGAAACGCTGGAACTGCGCACGCAAAAGTTGGACTGCTCAAAGTTGTACTTCGAAGAGATCGCTAAATACGCCGGGTGTATTCCCGCCGACTGTGGAAGATTTGTGAGTGACAAAGTCGTGGGCCCGGCGGAAGTggatgttttgttgaatctagcgAAATCTGGGTTCCGATTCGGGCGTTCGTCCGGAGGAGCATCAATATTGGACCTTCACTCGGGTGCCCTTTCCAAGGACACCCAGTTCATCAACATCTATAAAATCCCGGAAGCGAAGGCGATATTCTCCGCCGAGCACATCAACACCTACAAACACGTGAAGGACAAAATTCAGCTGGCGGTGGCCGAGAATTTCAAGATCAACAAGGACGCGCTATTTCTGACTCATCCGACGTTTTTCTCGCGACTGACCAACGAAACGGCGAAAACCATCCACGACGAGTACTGGCATCCACACGTGGACAAAGAAACGTACAATTCCTTCCACTACACCACCCTGCTGTACCTGACCGATTTCGGGAAGGATTTCACCGGGGGTCGGTTTGTGTTCATCGACAGCGCCGGTAAGCATAACAAAACGAACGTTTACATCGAACCCAAACGGGGCCGGGTCAGTGGATTCACTTCCGGGGCGGAGAATCTGCACCACGTGGAACAGGTTAGCGCTGGGGTGCGGTACGCCATAACGATTTCCTTTACCTGCAACCAGGAACACGCCATGGGGGATCCGAAGTTTTCGCTGGATGAAGACGACGGACCAGAATTGATGTGA